AACGAAGTACGGGATATTATTTCTCATCGCTACTCGAGCTGCTATATCAGCTAACTTCGATGGGGATCTAACAATAATTAAGTCAAACCCTAATAATTCCTGATTAAAATCAACATCTAATAAACCAAATATTATTTGATTTCGACTACCTACAATTTTTACATTTACTGATGAATCTATTATTGAAGTGGATCGAGGAGCAATCCCTTTATCCTTACCGTCCATTCCAAACAAGGTAATTTCTCCAAAATATTTTTGATATCTCTCGAGAACAAAATTTATACCATTATCAATTTTATAATCTTTTCCATCATAAAAAATTCTAGCGGATGTTACAATTGCCGTTTTCATATTTACTAATTCCTATTATTGGTTATTACTTGCAATGTGCTTCTCATTAAGTTCTTTCTTTATTTGACTAGTACTGATTTCTGGTGTTCGGGACAAATAGACAACTTCAACACCTTTCTGTGTTAAATAGTCGAATTTTCCCTTCCAGTCATCACCAATCACAAAGGTATCAATATGAAAATCATTAACATCGGTCATTTTTTGTTCCCAGCTTAATTCAGGTATAACTAAATCAACATATCTAATCGATTCTACTAACAATTTCCTTTTTTCATATGAAAAATAACATTTCTTATTTTTTTCTTCAAAATTAAATTCATCTGTGGAAATAGCAACAATTAAGTAATCTCCTAATTCTTTTGCTCTTCGAAGTAAATTGATGTGCCCGTAATGTAATAAATCAAATGTTCCGTATGTAATAACACGTTTCATAAATTGAATCCCTCGCTTATTCTAATAATTTTTCATATAAATAATCAATTGTTTTTTCTGTAGCATTTCCAAAAAAATTAACATAGTTTTTTCGAAAAGCTACAGTACGTAATTTTTCAGCATCGTAATCCATTTTTTTTATTATTTCAATTAATTCATCCTCATTAGATGAACCATTTATAAATTTTCTAATATCAAAATACAGACCCCTTTCACTACTGTATTTTTCAAAGTCATAAGTATAATGGAACATCGGCTTTCCAGTTATTGAAAAATCAAAAAAAACACTTGAATAATCTGATACCAGGCAATCAGCAATGGAGAATAAATCATTCAAAACTGGATAGTTTGTAACATCTATGATTTGAGTCGAGCCACTAAAATCTAACACTCGTGATACCTCATAATGAGCTCTGATTAGTATTACATACTCCTCCAATTCGCGTATCCATTTACTACTATTAAAAGGTGGGGCCATCAAGATTCCTGTGGTAATATTTCTTTCATACTCACGAAACGTTGGACAGTATAAGATTATCTTTTTGTTACTTTTTATACCTAATTCTCTTTTGATGGCATTAATTTTATCCTTATTAATATTTTGTAACATATCATTTCTTGGCAAACCCACTTCAAGAAATACTTTATGAGGTAGATTAAACGAGCGAGAAAAAATTTCAGTCTCATAGTAACTTTGAGATAACATAATATCAGTATTATTTTTCCCAATAATAGCAAAAGATTTATTATCAGAGGGTAAGTCACTTCCCATAAACTTAATCGGTGTACCATGCCAAGTATTTAAATAGATAGTATTATTTTTCTTGAAATTTAGACCTCTCTCCATTGAGGAGTTTGTTATCCAAACTTTAGCAGACCCAGCGACAATAAAATACTTTAGTGAATCTGTTTTTACTTTCTTTACATTAATATTATTAAAATCTTCTGGTTTATGAAATGCCCAAACTAACTCATAATTTTTAAAACGATTATCAAGTTTTATTTTTTCGTATAGTACCCTAGGACTATCATCAAAATTTCTACCCGCAAAAGAATTAAATAATATTAAATTATTATTTCTAGGAATAAAAAATAGAAAACTTTTAATTAAAAAACTCATTAGATAATAGTAGAAATAATAAATAACTTTATTATACTTTAATAAATATATGATTTTCTTTTTCATTAATCTCAATCCGTATCTTTCTTCAAATAAGTATGATACTTATTAAAAAAACAATATTATTGAAAACTATTTCATTATTAATAATATTTTTTTCAATATCATTCGAAAATGTACAGCCATTATCCAATAATTATGGAATTATCAGTACAAAGTATTTATATTAGAGGAAAACTGATAACCTGCACACTTACTTAGAAAAGCTTAGAAGTATTTTTTTTAACATAGAACTTTAGTAATTCTTTACAAATATTATCTTTAGAATATTTATTACTGAGAACACGAGACTGTTTAGAAAATTTGATATATTCTTCTCTATTATTCATTAAATAATTGATTTTGTTTACAAATGTGTCCAAATTCATTGAGAGAATTCTATACCCATTAACACCATCAGTAACTAAGTCACGATTCCCTCTGCAATCTGTTACTATTATAGGTAAACCAGTCGCCATTGATTCAATAATATTGACTGGTAGTCCTTCTCTCTTTGAACTAGATAATGCTATATCAGAAGCTTTTAGTAAGTCAGGGATATCTTTTCGGTATCCAAAGAATAAAATATTTTTTCCAAGTTTTTTTTCCTTAACAAGCTGTTTTAATTTAGATTCAAAAGGACCACTACCAACAATTAATAGGATAGCATCGTTTCGTTGTCTGCAAAGTGATTCCATCATATTAACTAATATTTGTTGATTTTTATTCGCATTTAATTCTCCAATACAAATTAAATACCTCTTGTCTTGTTCCAACCCCAACTTTTGTCTTACAATTTTTTTTTCTTCGGCAGATGCTGGATAAAATTTCTCCAAATCAATACCAACACCAGGAAGTAATTGTAGATGTTTCATCCTAAACTTATTTTGTGCAATAGTATAGTCTTCAATGTTGATTGTTATCAATGTATCTGTATAACGTGAAAGTATTTTTTCGATTGGATAATATAATAGCCAATTTAACAGGGGACCGCCCTTAAGAAAATGAAATCCGTGGGCGGTATAGAATACTTTCGTATTTTCTAAGCCTCTACATGCCAAACGCACAACAGCAGATGCTATTGGTGTGTGTGTGTGAACAATATCGTACTCTTCCTGCCTAACCAATTGTCTTACCTGCTGAATTAAGGCAACGAAATCATTCTTAATTAGACTTCTATTAAATTGTAATTCAAAAAATTCTCTTGTGTTATTTATCAATTCCTGACTTAATGGTTGTTCGAGTTTACATGCAATATCAACCGTATGACCAGCTTTTTTTAATTCGTCTATATGAGGAACTAAAAAAGAATTTAATGTATTTGAAATTGTTGTAACGTAAAGTATTTTCATCAATTAACCTTCCTACAAGGATTCCCAACATAGGTTCCCGAACGATCAATGGAGTAAATGACAACTCCACCTGCTCCTACGATTACTTCTTTACAAATCGAAATAGATTGAATAATAGTGCTTCCAATTCCTAGCCACGAACCGTGACCAATTGAGACATTTCCCGCAATATGACAACCCGGTGAGAGATGTACAAAATCTCCAAGTTTACAATCATGATCAACTGAAGATGCAGTGTTTATTATACAACCTCTCCCAATTGTTACATCTGAATTTATTACTGCACCAGCCATAATAACTGTACCAGCATGAACATCAACTCGTCTTGAAATTACAGCTGAGGGATGAATCAAAGTCGCAATTCTATCTTGAGGCAACATACATTGTTTACTAGCTCTAATTTTGTTATCACCAATTGCTACAATGAATTCAAAGTCAGATAATTCTTCAATGATTTGTGACGTACCTACAATTGGATAACCTGCGCATTCACCAGTAGAATAATCATCTAAAAATACAATTTCATTGTAGCCATTTTTTTCAGCAATATCAGCAACTACTTTTCCATGACCACTAGCTCCAATAATCGCAAGTTTTTTCATTTGTTTCCTTTAAATTCTTCCATTGTTACCGACTCAGTTGAGGAAATTCCATTTCTTTGTAATACAGCTCGGATCGTTTGAAGAATAATTCTAACATCACCAAAAAAGGTAACATTTTTTACATATTCAACATCCTTCACAAATTTTTCTTCCCAACTTAAAGAATTTCGACCATTAGCTTGAGCATAGCCTGTCAATCCAGGCCTAACCTCATGTCTTCTTGCTTGCTCTTCGGAGTATAATGGTAAGTATTTGGCCAGTAAAGGTCTTGGACCTACTATACTCATATCCCCCTTCAATATATTAAAGAGTTCAGGCAGTTCATCTAAACTAGTAGATCTAAGCCACTTCCCAAATGAAGTTAGTCGGACTTTATCTGGCAATAGTTGACCACGCTCATCTTTTTCATCAGTCATCGTCCGAAACTTATACATTTTGAAAATCTTTTCATCTTTGCCCGGTCTTTCTTGCTTAAACAAGACTGGTGAACCTAATTTAAAATATACTAGAATACAAACCAGAAAAATGATCGGAGATAACAAAACAAGCGCTATTAAAGACAGGGTAAAATCTATCAAACGTTTAAAATATTTTTCGTATAATCCTTTATTCATTTTTCCTAATTTCTATTCAAAGCAAGCTTTTATGGTTTCAATAATGATATCCTGTTCCTCTACAGTCATTTTATTATCACTAGGAAGGCATAAACCTCGTTCAAAAAGGTCTGTTCCTACATCTGAATAGTCCCCTTGAATGTAGGCATTTGTTTGAGCTCTGCCATTTCCATTCTTTGTAACAAATGGATTCATTCTAAAAATCGGTTGAGTATGCATCGGTTTCCAGATTGGGCGACCTTCCGCATTGATTGTATTTAATGCATCTAGTATTTCTGACGGAGTTGTTTTCCCTTTCTCAGATGTGTAGAGGACATCATTGTCCGAACGCACCTGTTTTGCCATGGATTCTGGATTAATAGTCAAACAAGATAACCAATAATTCGGTACTGAATTACATGAATCAAATGGATTCAGTTTGATTGGTAATCCCTTCAATCCTTCTTGGTAACGTTCGTAAATGGCTTTTTTCTGTGCAATATGGTCATCTAAATAGGGCATCTGTCCACGAACAACACCAGCTATAACATTACTCATTCGATAATTGTAGCCAATTTCTTCGTGTTGGTACCAAGCAGCCTGTTCACGAGCTTGCGTTGACCATTTTCTAACTTTATTAGCTGCATTCAAATCATTTGTCAATAAGGCTCCACCACTAGATCCCGTAATAATTTTATTTCCATTAAAAGAAATAATAGAATGGCGTCCAAAGGTTCCTGTTTGTTTCCCCTTATAAGTTGCACCCAGAGATTCCGCCGCATCTTCGACTAAAATTGCTCCGTGTTTATCACAAATGGATTTAATTTCATCAATCTTTGCTGGCACTCCATACAAGTGGACCAATACTACAACTTTGACATTCGGATAGAGTTCAAATGCTTTCTCCAATGCATCCGGATCCATATTCCAAGTATCATACTCAGAATCAATAAAAACCGGTATCCCACCCTCGTATGTGATAGGATTCACAGTGGCTGAAAACGTAACATCCGAACAAAAAACATAGTCGCCACTCTTTATTCCAGCCAATTTCATAGCTAAATGTAAAGCAGATGTTCCAGATGAAAGTGCAACTACTTGTTCACTGTTTGTATATTCCTTTACCATTTCTTCTAGAGCATAGATATTTGAGCCAGCCGTTGTCATCCAATTGGTGTCAAAGGCTTCCTTCATGTACTCTAATTCATCACCATGCATGGTTGGCGAAGCAAGCCAAACCTTATTCTTAAAGGGTTCTACTTCTCTTGAAAAATCAAATGCCATTTTATCTTATCTCCCTTGATAACGTGTATTTACTTAATCCTAAAATACTCCAAATACTGCTTGTATCGATCCTGTGCAGCTTAGCCACGAAAAGAACATACTTTATCTCATCTCCAATGATAAAAGGAACATACCCATGCTTGAGACCTTCCTTAACCAGAATCAGTCGGCCCACTCGACCATTACCATCTTGAAGAGGGTGGATAGGTTCAAAACGAACATGAAAGTGAAGACTATCCTCAATTGGTCTCATAAACATACCGTGTCTGGTCATACGTCAGTTTTCTACCTTCTAACTGGTTTGAGTTGAAAGCCAGCTCTTTCTGAACCTTATGGTAAAGACTATCTTGACACTGTTTTCTTTTCTCTCAATAACGTATGACCCACCTCATGAACGTATTTCAACCTTCCTAGAATCTAAATATTATGTAAACTCTAGGAAAGTAAAAATAACTTTTACTTTCTTAATCTTGTCGTGCAAAGTCAATTAGGGTTTTCTTCAATTCGGTCTTATCCAGGGACAGTAGGCGACTGATGAAGTCTTGGACTTTTTCCTTATCTTGATTGGTCACCCGACCAACGAAGATCTTTTCGTAAACTTGTTCACTGATCCGCTCTTCTGTTGACAAGAGCTCCTCGTAGAGCTTTTCACCAGGACGAATCCCAGTCTCTACAATTTGAATCTCTTCTTCCGTGTGTCCACTGAGTTTGATGACTTTACGGGCCAAGTCCAATATGTGTACAGGCTCACCCATGTCCAGGACAAAGACCTCGCCACCATTGGCCATGTAGCCAGCCTGGATGACCAATCGACTGGCCTCCGGAATGGTCATAAAGTAGCGGGTCATGCGGAAGTCCGTGACCGTCACTGGCCCACCTTTCTTGATCTGTTCCTTGAAGAGCGGAACCACACTACCCCGACTACCTAATACATTCCCAAATCGGACAGCTACAAACTGGGTCTTACCGTCTCCATTCAAGCCGGTTACAATCATTTCAGCCACACGTTTGGTCGCTCCCATAACATTGGGTGGATTGACCGCCTTATCCGTTGATACCATGACAAATTTGTTAACACCTGCTTCTTTTGCAGCCTCTGCCACATTCTTGGTCCCAAAGATATTGTTTTTAACCGCTTCATGTGGATTGAACTCCATCAGAGGAACATGCTTATGTGCCGCTGCATGATAGACAACGTGGGGCTGGAATTCCTTCATGACCGAGAACATCAAGTCTCTGTCTTGGATATCGGCTATTACAGGAATGAGTTCTACTTCTGCACCATAGAGACTCACCATCTCCTGATGAATCAGATAGATCGAATTTTCCCCGTGACCCACCAAAATCAGACGATCCGGCTTGAACCGTGCCACCTGTCTACACAGCTCCGAACCGATAGAACCTCCGGCTCCAGTAACCAAGACCGTCTTATCCTTGAAATAACTGCGTAATTTTTCCTGATCCAAGACCACTTCAGGGCGGCCCAACAGATCTGCAATATCAATCTCCTTGAGGGAGCTAACTGAGATATTGCCCGCAACGATGTCCTCTATACTAGGCATGGAATTGACCTTAACGTTCACTGAATTACAGATCTCGACTAAGGATTCTCGCTCTTTACCGGGTAATGATGGAATAGCGATGGTGACTTGTTCAATCTCCAAATCCTTGACCAAGGCTGGTATGTCGTTGCGATTTCCGATTACCTTAACGTTGCGAATATAGCTATTGAGCTTACTTGGATCCGCATCCACAATACCTACCAATTCAAAATCCAATTTTCGTTCGATAACTGTATTGATGAAAAGCTGTCCTCCGTCACCGGCACCAACAACCAGAGTACGAACTGGCCGTCGTGTATTTGACTTGGACTTAGACTTTCTATCATGGATGGCACGCCAAGTTAGACGGGGTACCACCATCAAGACAAAGGTCAAAATACTTGAAGTGAGAATAAAGCGATAGGAAAACGTTTGCCATAGGTAGAAGGATGAGAGCAAGAGAAAGCCATAAGCCATCGCTACGCTCAATCCAATCTTAAAGAGCGACTCATAGTCAGTGTAGCGTGTAATGAGTGAAAAGACTTTCAGGTAAATAGATAGGGCTAGGTAGACAATGGTCACTAGAACAAATCCAACTTTCAGCTGTTCATTCGGCATGTCTATAATAACCCCTAAAAAGAGCTTACTCAATACAAAGGATAGGGCAATCGACACGAGATCGAATCCCAATAAAATAATTCGTTTTATTGATCGTGACATATCTCTCAATTACCGATTGATTCGGGCTATTTCTTTCCGTAGTTTCCATAATTGCCATAGGCACCATAAGCACCGTATGAACCGTATTTTTCCAACTTGGTGTCAAATTTATTTAAGATAACACCAAGGAATGGAGTCCCTGTTTGCTCGAGTTGTTCTTTGACTTTTTGTAGAGCTTTCCGTTTGATTCTTCCAGCTTCTGCCACTGTCAGTACGGCATCACACTTTTGAGCAATGATGGCTGCATCAATGACCATACCAAGTGGCGGACAGTCGACGATGACATAGTCAAAATAGCGACGAAGGGTCGCAAGGAGGTTTTCGAAATTCTTGCTTTGCAAAAGAGCTGTCGGGTTAGGCGATACCTTCCCTGCCTCGATGACGGTCAAATTTGGAATGTCTGTATCACAGAGTCCTTGGGAAAGGTCCGTCGTTCCTGCCAAATAGTCCGTCAAGCCCGTAATCTTGGTTTTTGGCTTAAAGAAGCCAGACATGACGGAATTTCGAATATCGGCATCCACCAATACAGTCTTATAGCCCGCACGCGCATAGGCCACTGCTAAACTGACTGAAGTGGTTGACTTACCTTCATTGGATTGAGCAGACGTAATGGCCACTACCTTGATATTCTCCCCACTCAACTGGATGTTGGTTCGGATTGCATTGAAATACTCTTCCGTCTTCTTTAAGAATACTTTTTTATTTCCTGATGTTTCTAATACTGCCATGGTTCTCTCCTATTTCAATTTGGCTACATCTGGTACTACACCAAGCAATGGTAAGCCCATTTTTTCTTCAATGTCCTCTGGGCGTTTGATGCGATCATCCAAGACTTCTTTCACCAAAACCAAGGCTACTGCAAGAAAAGCACCAACCAGGAAGCCAAAGACAATATTGCGTTTTGTATTTGGAGTCGACGCTGTTTTTGCTGGTCGAGCCTCTTCGAGTGTTGTTACATCACTAACCTTGGTAACGTCGATGATTTTCTGGGCAGCTACTGTACGAAGGCCGTTGGCTATGCGCGCCGCTTCATTGGCATCCGCATCACGGACTGTGATCGACACGATACGTGTATCAACTGGAATGCTGACAGATACCTTGCTGGCCAAATTTGATGTGAGTTTTAGTTCTTCTGTTACCGTAGAGAGAACATCCTGGGATAGGATAATTTCCTTATAGTCTTTTACCAGATAGGTACCCGCTTGGAGTTCTTGTGCCGTCAAGTTTTGACCACCATCAGCCACCTTATTGACCACGTAGATTCGAGTGGTGCTATTATACTGTGGTGTCACTACGAAAACGGAGTAGGCAAATGCCACGGATACACCCAACAGGGCACTCAGAAGGATTAAAAACTTATTCCGCCATAGATTTTTCAATAGATATAGAACGTCAATTTCCATAACATTCGATTCTTGGTTGTTCATACTGTCTCCTAAAGTTTAAAGTTTATTTTGCATAAGGGCAATTGGGTTTTCTATAAGCAAGACCTTGGCACGGTCTCGCCCGTACTCCTTCTCAATGAGTTGGAAGGCCTGGTCCATATAGGGTGGCCGACTGCTTATATTGTGCATGTCACTTGCCACAAAGTGCACCAGGTCGTTGTCTAAGAAGTATTGGGCCCGTTGTTTATAAGCTTTGTGCCGATCTCCAAATAGTTTGGGTTTCAAGACACTAGTACTATTGATCTGCATATAGGCACCCATGGCGATGAGATCTGCAACTTTTCCACCTTCACCTGCCAAAGCATCGTATCGTTCGATATGGGCGAGAATGGGAGTCAAGCCCAACCGCAAGATGTCACCCACAGCTTCCTGAATTTTTTTGTAGCTAGTTGACCCGCTAAATTCAATCAAGACGCTGCTAGAATTTCCATAGGTCGGTAGTTCTTTTCGTTCCAACTTTTCAATTACACCATCCGTGAAATAAATTTCCGCCCCATAAAAGAGAAACAAATCGTCCGAGATGGTTTTTGCCAGTGCTTGAACTTCTTTAAAGTGCTTAAAGATTGTCTCTTCTGGCGTTTCAAACATGCCTTTTCGGCGATGAGAGGTGGCTACGATACCACGCACCCCTTGTTGATAGCTGAGCTTTAAGAGCTCCAAACTTTCTTCTGCAGTTTTTGGACCATCGTCCACACCAAATATGATATGTGAATGAATATCTAACATCCTATTCTCCTGACATGACTGCCTGCATAGCCGCTTTCATTTGGTTGAGGCTATCTGGATTAACCTCCATCATATACAATTGATAACCTGGCATTGCATAAGAAGGCAAGAGACCTGTACTTCCAGTACCCTGCAAGGCTTGGGATTGAACTGTGTAACTGCCACTGCTTTCCATCTGGGTATTGACCAATTTCATCATGGTTTCCAAACTCATATTGGTCTGGATCGAATCTTGTAGGTTGTTGATGATGGATTGGTAATTGGTTAAATTTTCAGGTCTGCTTAATTTTTGAATGAGAGCCGCAATGACTTTCTCCTGGTTTTTTCCACGGTCATTGTCGCCGCCCTGTAGCGAATAGCGTTCGCGTACAAACATTAAAGCTTTTTCAGAATCCAAATGGATGGTTCCGACAGGGAAATCATGACTCCCTCTGGTAAAGGCCTGGTCGTTGACAATATCTACCCCTCCTACGAGGTCAATTAATTTTAGGAAGGAGGTAAAGTTCACACGCGCATAGTAATGAATATCAATGTCATAAAGATTTTCCAAGGTATGCATGGAAGCTTCTACCCCGTAAACCCCTGCGTGGGTCAATTTGTCTTTTTGATTTTGCCCACCATCTGCAATCGCAACATAGCTATCACGAGGGGTGGTGGTTAAGAGTACCTGTTTGGTCGCCTGATTGATGGTCATGATGATATTGACATCCGAACGGGAAACGGTCGAGATTGGCCCATAGGTGTCAATGCCGCTGATATAGATGTTCAAGACATCACCAGTCGGTTGGTTGACTGCTGTTTCAACCTTTTTTGTCAAGGTGAAACTGTAGATCTTTTTGACCTTGGTGTCAAAGTCTGGATCTTCCGCAGAGAGAATATCTGCAAAGACTCCGTTCAAGACCATGGCCTGACTCTCACCAGCAAGCATCTTCTGATAAGCATCCAGATAGGAATCCGTTTTGGTTGGTGTCAGAGATAGGTTTTTTGTCTGAGACAGGTTGTCCAACAAGGCTTGGATATTGTCACCGTCATTTCCGGTAGGTGCCAACAATTCGGTCACTTGACTGACATCCGAGACCTGGCTATCTGCAGGAACCAGAACACTCATCTCATATTCAGAATAGGTGGCGTTTGAATTCAACTTGTTCGAAAGGTTGACGATACTCTGGACTCCATAGAGACCGACAGAACTAACGACAAGGCCTAGAATAAGCAGGAATGCGGTCACTACTTTAGCTCTTTTTCCTAAAATAAGGAACAAACAAACAAGTCCCAAGAAAATGGCTAACCCAGCCAGGACCAGGTTGAGATTGCGAAAGGCAAGAATGTCATACCGAAACACTTGATACAGTAAGATACCAACTGCACCTGTGTAGAGGATGAGCAAGGCTAAGTTTGCCCAATGCAGCTGGTTTCTTCGGGATGATTTTTTTGTTCGACTCATGGTATTTTAACCCTTTCATTCAAAACTGTAACATTACTATTATATCACAAGTTCTGTACCTCTTCTAACAAATTACTGCCCTAAGATTATAATTTTGTTACAAAACGCACATAAAACGGTTTTCAATTGACCTTTCTGACAAAAACTAGATTCAATTGATCGGAAAGTTCTGCCTGATAAGAAAATCCATCAACGGTAACCTGTTGAAGAGCTACCAATTCAGTAATCCCTTGCTTGGCCATCACAGAAACAAGGCGTCCTCTGCCCTTTTTTGAAATGGTTGAGTGTATCCTTCGTTTGCCATCCTTTTCCTCCATAAAGGTCACCCGGACTAGTTTTTTCTGAATCTGGGGAGAAAATACCTGTTCAAATTCAGAAGAAGCGAGGGATAGGATCCAGTCTTCTTCTTCAACGACTTTGTCAAAGGCCGGTCGCCAGTATTGCTTGAGGGATTTCCCTTCCACTTTGATCCCTGCTTGAAAATCAAGCCGATGGGGAGAAATAAGGTGGTCCGGGCTGATGAGCCCATACAAGGCTGTAGCTAGGAGGACATGTTTTTTTAGATAGACCTCCTCATCTATTGTCAGGTCTCTTCGGTCCATATACCGGTACATCAATCCGTCGTACAACAACCAGGCTGGATAGGTTTTAGCTTGCTTGGCTTCAATCCGCTTCCAGCGATCCAACTCCAATCCAGCACGGTCATGAGAGATTTTATAAAAGGAAGCTAATTCTTCCTGCTGGAATTGGCTACAGGTTTGAGCGACCGCTAAACTGGTTGGGTCCAAGGGCTGAAAGGAATGGTTTTCAATAGTGGTATTGAGTTCTTTTGCATTTGGAAGTATGATTTTCATATTTCTAGTATACCACGAATGCTAGGGGCTGACACTTGAAAACACGCGCCACTTGTTCACAGAACAGTTTTATACTATACTAGGACCATAGATCTGTAGGGGGACAGTTGATGAGTAAATACAGGGACATCGTTGAAGACATCCTAGACGGAATCGAACGACAAGACTATAAGCGGGGAGAAAAACTACCTTCCATTCGCCAATTAAGTCTGCAGTACGAGTGCAGCAAGGATACTGTTCAAAAGGCTATGCAGGAACTCAAGTATCAAAACAAGATTTATGCGGTCGAAAAAAGTGGCTACTATGTTTTGGATGACCACGACATTTTAGAAGAGCCCATTGATCTGGATCTGACTGATTTTGAAGAACTGCCTTATGAGGACTTCCGTATTTGTTTACACCAAAGTTTGATTGGCCGTGAAAATTACCTCTTCAATTATTACCATCAGCAAGCCGGTTTGACAGAATTAATCACATCTGTTCAACAGCTCCTAATGGACTACCATGTCTATAGCCGAAAAGACCAATTGGTTATCACTGCTGGAAGTCAACAAGCCCTCTATATCCTGAGCCAATTGGATTTCGGTCCCGATCGAACCCATATCCTCATTGAGTCTCCTACTTATACTCGTATGGAGGAATTGATTCGCCAACAAGGCCTACCTTACCTGACCATCCAACGTAGTATGGAAGGGATTGACTTGGACCGACTGGAAGGTCTTTTTCAGACTGGAACGATAAAATTTTTCTATACCATTCCACGTTTGCATAACCCACTGGGGACAAGCTACGATAGAAAAACCATGGAGAGGATCGTTCAACTTGCCAAGCGCTATCAGGTCTATCTCATCGAAGATGACTACTTGGCTGATTTTGATGGAAACCGTCAACTACCCTTACATTACCTTGACAAGAACGACTTTGTCGTCTATATCAAGTCTTTCTCACCAACCTTATTTCCAGCTCTACGGATAGGTGCCGTTAGCCTGCCTCCCCTTCTCCTCAATGCTTTTTTAACTTATAAAGGATTGATTGACTACGATACCAACCTGATCATGCAAAAAGCACTTTCTTTGTATATCGATAATGGGATGTTCGCTCGTAACACGCAGCTGCTGCGGGAGCAATCCTTAAATGAAGAAGTTCAAATACAAAATTTGATCAAAAAATATCCTCTTGCTTATCCCTATCAGGTAGTGCGTGACCAGTTAATCATTCAATTTCCAGATAATCCGAGAACTGCAAGACTTGAAGGACGATACCAGCTTATCCGTAACGGTACCTTTGCCTATCTTCTCCTCCGTCTCCA
The sequence above is a segment of the Streptococcus suis genome. Coding sequences within it:
- the yaaA gene encoding peroxide stress protein YaaA is translated as MKIILPNAKELNTTIENHSFQPLDPTSLAVAQTCSQFQQEELASFYKISHDRAGLELDRWKRIEAKQAKTYPAWLLYDGLMYRYMDRRDLTIDEEVYLKKHVLLATALYGLISPDHLISPHRLDFQAGIKVEGKSLKQYWRPAFDKVVEEEDWILSLASSEFEQVFSPQIQKKLVRVTFMEEKDGKRRIHSTISKKGRGRLVSVMAKQGITELVALQQVTVDGFSYQAELSDQLNLVFVRKVN
- a CDS encoding PLP-dependent aminotransferase family protein; translation: MSKYRDIVEDILDGIERQDYKRGEKLPSIRQLSLQYECSKDTVQKAMQELKYQNKIYAVEKSGYYVLDDHDILEEPIDLDLTDFEELPYEDFRICLHQSLIGRENYLFNYYHQQAGLTELITSVQQLLMDYHVYSRKDQLVITAGSQQALYILSQLDFGPDRTHILIESPTYTRMEELIRQQGLPYLTIQRSMEGIDLDRLEGLFQTGTIKFFYTIPRLHNPLGTSYDRKTMERIVQLAKRYQVYLIEDDYLADFDGNRQLPLHYLDKNDFVVYIKSFSPTLFPALRIGAVSLPPLLLNAFLTYKGLIDYDTNLIMQKALSLYIDNGMFARNTQLLREQSLNEEVQIQNLIKKYPLAYPYQVVRDQLIIQFPDNPRTARLEGRYQLIRNGTFAYLLLRLHPHLEDTLKELSTFYKD